A genome region from Mesorhizobium sp. B2-1-8 includes the following:
- a CDS encoding SDR family oxidoreductase produces MHLSNPKILIVGGGSGMGLALARRCLEAGAKVVIAGRGEDRLRQAREALGNPAALETAIVDITREDQVAALFAGIGGLDHIVSTAADIEGAYRLLPELDLEAARRVVDSKLFGPLLLAKHGAPGLAVTGSITFVSGIAAYRPAARGSVVAAVNAALEGLVRALAIELAPVRVNAVSPGWVDTGIWAQVAGDRKAETLAAMAERLPVGRIGQPEDIADAIFFLMGNGFTTGTTLHVEGGHRLV; encoded by the coding sequence ATGCACCTTTCGAACCCGAAAATCCTGATCGTCGGCGGCGGCTCCGGCATGGGTCTCGCGCTTGCAAGGCGCTGCCTCGAAGCCGGGGCCAAAGTCGTCATCGCCGGGCGCGGCGAGGACAGGCTGCGGCAGGCACGCGAGGCGCTGGGCAATCCCGCCGCCCTCGAAACAGCCATTGTCGACATCACGCGGGAAGACCAGGTTGCGGCGTTGTTCGCCGGGATCGGCGGTCTCGACCATATCGTCAGCACCGCCGCCGATATCGAAGGCGCCTACCGGCTGTTGCCGGAGCTCGATCTCGAGGCGGCGCGACGCGTGGTCGACAGCAAGCTCTTCGGCCCGTTGCTGCTCGCCAAGCACGGCGCGCCAGGGCTGGCCGTGACCGGCTCGATAACCTTCGTTTCCGGCATCGCCGCCTATCGCCCGGCCGCGCGCGGCTCGGTCGTCGCCGCCGTCAATGCCGCGCTCGAAGGGCTGGTGCGGGCGTTGGCGATAGAACTCGCACCGGTCCGCGTCAACGCCGTCTCGCCCGGCTGGGTCGATACCGGGATTTGGGCGCAGGTGGCCGGCGACAGGAAGGCAGAGACGCTTGCGGCGATGGCCGAGCGGCTGCCGGTCGGCAGGATCGGCCAGCCCGAGGACATCGCCGACGCCATTTTCTTCCTCATGGGCAATGGTTTTACGACCGGCACGACGCTGCATGTCGAGGGCGGGCATCGCT
- a CDS encoding MarR family winged helix-turn-helix transcriptional regulator: MATSTEVLQTKTEDLLIGALLRVPAQAIQRRLIKELNAAGFDELRLPHMAVLQFPGPNGARPGTIAERAGMSKQAINQLLSSLESYGYLLRSDGEGSARVVRSTERGHAAFWKMVDILRDIEEEWRTELGPERFAQLKALLFVVWDSPLVR; encoded by the coding sequence ATGGCCACCTCCACCGAAGTACTGCAGACCAAGACCGAGGACCTGTTGATTGGCGCCTTGCTGCGCGTGCCTGCCCAGGCAATCCAGCGCCGGCTGATCAAGGAGCTCAACGCCGCCGGTTTCGACGAATTGCGCCTGCCGCACATGGCGGTGCTGCAGTTTCCCGGCCCGAATGGCGCGCGGCCCGGCACGATCGCCGAGCGTGCCGGCATGAGCAAGCAGGCGATCAACCAGTTGCTCAGCAGTCTGGAAAGCTATGGCTATCTCCTTCGCTCCGACGGCGAAGGCAGCGCGCGCGTGGTGCGGTCCACCGAGCGCGGCCACGCCGCTTTCTGGAAAATGGTCGACATATTGCGTGACATCGAAGAGGAGTGGCGCACCGAACTCGGACCGGAGCGCTTTGCCCAACTGAAAGCACTGCTGTTCGTCGTCTGGGACAGCCCGCTGGTGCGCTGA
- a CDS encoding cupin domain-containing protein: protein MSSMNLQVNPAEETIGDKMLSIRFLVTGDSSNGSIAAFELKVAGGSRLLAPAHSHDHYEETIYGVDGVLTWTVDGKAIDVGPGEALCIPRGAVHRFDNKGADDATVLCIVTPAAIGPDYFREIFAMFHAAAGGPPDKASMMEIMRRHGLTPAAPTPA from the coding sequence ATGTCATCCATGAATCTTCAGGTCAATCCAGCCGAAGAGACCATCGGCGACAAGATGCTATCGATTCGCTTCCTGGTGACGGGCGACAGTTCGAACGGCAGCATCGCCGCCTTCGAGTTAAAAGTGGCTGGCGGATCGCGGCTGCTGGCGCCGGCGCACAGCCACGATCATTATGAAGAGACGATCTACGGCGTTGACGGGGTGCTGACCTGGACCGTCGACGGCAAGGCGATCGATGTCGGGCCGGGAGAGGCGCTATGCATTCCACGCGGCGCCGTCCACCGGTTCGACAACAAGGGTGCCGACGACGCAACGGTACTGTGTATCGTGACACCGGCGGCGATCGGCCCAGACTATTTTCGCGAGATTTTCGCAATGTTCCATGCCGCCGCCGGTGGCCCGCCGGACAAGGCCAGCATGATGGAGATCATGCGCCGCCACGGCCTGACGCCGGCGGCACCGACACCGGCGTAG
- a CDS encoding VOC family protein, with product MAVQTVFAHVSCSDLEPSIVWYEKLFGKPPLRRPMPGLAGWQFTESAEVQLFEDKEKAGTSTLTLGVLPLAPERQRPVDAGLEPGPIEKADNFWIMRMRDPDGNLVVFASAERE from the coding sequence ATGGCCGTGCAGACGGTTTTTGCCCATGTCAGCTGCTCCGACCTCGAGCCCAGCATCGTCTGGTACGAAAAGCTCTTCGGCAAGCCGCCGTTGCGCCGGCCGATGCCCGGCCTTGCCGGATGGCAGTTCACGGAAAGCGCCGAGGTGCAGCTCTTCGAGGACAAGGAAAAAGCCGGCACCTCGACGCTGACGCTCGGCGTCCTGCCGCTGGCGCCGGAGCGGCAGAGACCGGTGGATGCAGGCCTCGAACCCGGCCCGATCGAGAAAGCCGACAATTTCTGGATCATGCGGATGCGCGATCCCGATGGCAATCTGGTGGTGTTCGCGAGTGCGGAGCGGGAATAG
- a CDS encoding YdeI/OmpD-associated family protein, whose product MAPVKVDPDKVREFPDAASFYAWLSEHHATETEVWIKVHKVGSGLKSITPKEAIDVVLCFGWIDAVRKGLDENSFLQRYTPRGKNSIWSKINVDNVARLVEEGRMTEHGLREVEAAKADGRWARAYGSGKEMKIPDDLQKAIDAEPAAKAMLEKLSAQNRFSLAFRTHNMKTEAGRKKKIETFVAMLKRGETIYPQGKK is encoded by the coding sequence ATGGCGCCGGTCAAGGTCGATCCCGACAAGGTGCGGGAATTTCCCGACGCGGCGAGCTTTTACGCCTGGCTCAGCGAACACCACGCCACGGAAACCGAAGTGTGGATCAAGGTGCACAAGGTGGGGTCGGGACTGAAGTCGATCACGCCGAAGGAAGCCATCGATGTCGTGCTGTGCTTCGGCTGGATCGATGCCGTGCGGAAGGGGCTGGACGAGAACAGTTTCCTGCAGCGCTACACGCCGCGCGGCAAAAACAGCATCTGGAGCAAGATCAACGTCGACAATGTCGCGCGCCTCGTCGAGGAGGGCCGCATGACCGAGCATGGGTTGAGAGAGGTCGAGGCAGCCAAGGCAGACGGGCGCTGGGCGCGCGCCTATGGCAGTGGCAAGGAGATGAAAATCCCCGATGATTTGCAAAAGGCGATCGATGCCGAGCCGGCGGCCAAGGCGATGCTGGAAAAGCTCAGCGCACAGAACCGCTTCTCGCTCGCCTTCCGGACCCACAACATGAAGACCGAGGCCGGCCGCAAGAAGAAGATCGAAACCTTCGTGGCAATGCTGAAGCGTGGCGAGACGATCTATCCACAGGGAAAGAAGTAA
- a CDS encoding glutathione S-transferase family protein → MLTLHDYLPSQNGWKVRVLLGMLKIPYDSHPVSIFEGESHTDAFLALNPAGAVPVLQLEDGSAIAESNAILAYLAEGTPFLPSDRYRRAKVMQWLFFEQYNVEPVIGSLRFWTLTGRLKRNQAMVAGKREAGARTLAALNRSLGEAPFLAGNDFTIADIAVYAYSHLARDCGFSLADYPAFAAWTDRVRDAVGPGYPVHPYAIDPHSGA, encoded by the coding sequence ATGCTCACGCTTCACGATTATCTGCCGTCGCAGAACGGCTGGAAGGTCCGGGTCCTGCTCGGCATGCTCAAAATTCCCTATGACAGCCACCCCGTCTCGATTTTCGAGGGCGAGAGCCATACCGACGCCTTCCTCGCACTCAATCCGGCAGGCGCGGTTCCGGTCCTTCAACTCGAGGATGGCAGCGCCATCGCCGAATCCAATGCAATCCTCGCCTATCTTGCCGAGGGCACACCCTTCCTGCCGTCAGACCGCTATCGGCGTGCCAAGGTCATGCAGTGGCTGTTCTTCGAACAATACAATGTCGAGCCCGTCATCGGCTCGCTGCGCTTCTGGACCTTGACCGGACGGCTCAAGCGCAACCAGGCCATGGTGGCCGGCAAGCGCGAGGCCGGAGCCCGCACGCTCGCCGCCCTGAACCGAAGCCTTGGCGAGGCGCCGTTTCTGGCCGGCAACGACTTCACCATCGCCGACATCGCCGTCTACGCTTACAGCCATCTTGCCAGGGATTGCGGCTTTTCTCTCGCGGACTATCCGGCGTTCGCCGCATGGACCGACCGCGTGCGCGATGCCGTCGGACCCGGCTACCCCGTCCATCCCTACGCCATCGACCCGCATTCGGGCGCCTGA
- a CDS encoding EthD family reductase — MAKMLVIYKTPADPAAFDRHYFDVHIPLAKKLPGLRRYDVSRRPMIKLSAGEMPYLVGTLYFDSLDDIRAAFASEIGVACAADRRILAPGDDDLTMLLFDADEV, encoded by the coding sequence TTTACAAAACCCCGGCCGATCCGGCCGCGTTCGACCGGCACTATTTCGACGTTCATATACCGCTCGCCAAGAAGCTCCCCGGCCTGCGGCGCTACGATGTCAGCAGGCGGCCCATGATCAAGCTCTCGGCGGGCGAGATGCCGTATCTGGTCGGGACATTGTATTTCGACAGCCTCGATGACATCCGCGCCGCATTCGCCAGCGAAATCGGCGTTGCCTGTGCCGCCGACCGGCGGATATTGGCCCCGGGCGACGACGATCTGACGATGCTGCTGTTCGACGCCGACGAAGTGTGA